GCCTTGGTCGCGGAACCATTGGGCGGCAACTGCAGCGTTGTTGATGAAGCAGTAGCCGCCCATGAAGGCGGCCCCGGCATGGTGACCCGGCGGACGGCAGAGCGCAAAGGCGGCGCGTTCGCCAGCCTTGATGAGCTCAGCTGCGGTCAGCGCCACGTCATAGGACGACTTGACGGCGTCCCAGGTGCCCTGCACGAAGCTCGCGCCGCCGTCGAAGGAATAGTAGCCGAGCAGCGCCTCGATGGTCTTGGGGAGCACGTCGCCGCGCAAGCCGCGTGTCGGCCAGGCGAAGGGGATGGCCGAACCGGTCTTGCCGGCGGCTTCCCATTGCGGCCAGACGGTCGGCAGGAAGTCGATGTAGTCGGCGGTGTGCACGCGCTTGGCGGCGGTGAGGTCGTGGACCGCAGGCGCCAGAATATCTCCCAGCTTTTGATTTTCGATCCGTGCCTTGATGATCTCGGCCCGCGAGGGTTTTTCGAAGCCGGGCACGATGGCACCGGCGACAAGCTCCATCTGGCCGCTGTGGCCGGCGTGAAGCGGCGAAAAGACTGTCTTCATGAAAATCCTTCCTGGGTCTAGTTGAGGTCGAGATAGGGGTCGACGAGGGCAAGCCACATGGTCTTGACGTCGTCCTGGATGAGATCGAAAGCCTTGCGGTCGCGCTTGAGTCCGACGAGCCGG
The nucleotide sequence above comes from Aminobacter aminovorans. Encoded proteins:
- a CDS encoding histone deacetylase family protein yields the protein MKTVFSPLHAGHSGQMELVAGAIVPGFEKPSRAEIIKARIENQKLGDILAPAVHDLTAAKRVHTADYIDFLPTVWPQWEAAGKTGSAIPFAWPTRGLRGDVLPKTIEALLGYYSFDGGASFVQGTWDAVKSSYDVALTAAELIKAGERAAFALCRPPGHHAGAAFMGGYCFINNAAVAAQWFRDQGAKRVAVLDVDYHHGNGTQEIFYDRPDIQVINLHGDPLTEYPFFLGHADERGSGEGEGFNLNYPMPFGTSWEKWNDALEDACRKLAAYAPDVVVVSLGVDTFEKDPISHFKLTSADYPKIGARIAKLGLPTLFVMEGGYAVDEIGVNAVGVLTGFEGR